The Manihot esculenta cultivar AM560-2 chromosome 1, M.esculenta_v8, whole genome shotgun sequence genome has a window encoding:
- the LOC110621005 gene encoding MLO-like protein 1 isoform X1: MGGGEGGGTTLEYTPTWVVAGVCSVIVIISLLLERFLHYLGKLLKKKKQKPLFEALLKIKEELMLLGFISLLLTVFQDGITTICISEELANKWLPCKKVSTTTETDHLQTFFSGGSTRRLLDESSDSPSSCDKGKVPILSITALHHLHIFIFFLACLHVAFCALTILFGMAKIRQWKKWEDLVSNLEYDLEQAKSSKFTHVREHDFIKKRFMGIGKNFYFMGWVHSFFKQFYVSVNRSDYNTLRLGFIATHCRGNPKFNFHKYMVRALEADFKKVVGISWYLWLFVVIFLLLNVAGWEAYFWIAFIPFFLLLAVGTKLEHIINELAHEVAEKHIAITGDLVVQPSDAHFWFHKPQIVIILIHIILFQNSFELAFLFWIWVQYGIHSCILGDTPYIIPRLIIGAFVQFVCSYSTLPLYAIVTQMGTSFKKAIFDEHIREGLVVWAKQAKKKTVERKGATASGSSQVASQASTQASSQASTQVSSQASTQVSSQAPTLSSQASSQVTSQVGKQEDSPGAVQLARTGSRGSKTEEREAGDISHEADSDRPK, encoded by the exons ATGGggggaggagaaggaggaggaacAACATTGGAGTATACTCCTACATGGGTTGTTGCTGGAGTTTGCTCTGTTATTGTTATAATATCTCTTCTTCTTGAAAGGTTCCTTCACTATCTTGGCaag TTACTGAAGAAGAAAAAACAGAAACCTCTTTTTGAAGCCTTACTGAAGATCAAAGAAG AGTTGATGCTTCTGGGTTTCATATCACTGCTACTGACAGTGTTCCAAGATGGGATTACCACAATCTGCATATCTGAGGAGTTGGCTAATAAATGGCTGCCTTGCAAGAAAGTATCAACAACTACTGAAACTGACCATTTACAAACTTTCTTCTCTGGTGGCTCAACACGTCGCCTTCTAGATGAGTCCTCAGACTCCCCCTCTTCCTGTGACAAG GGAAAGGTTCCAATTTTATCAATAACTGCATTGCATCATCTTCATATATTCATTTTTTTCCTAGCTTGTCTGCATGTGGCTTTCTGTGCTCTGACCATTCTTTTCGGAATGGCAAAG ATAAGACAATGGAAGAAGTGGGAGGATTTGGTCTCAAATTTGGAGTATGATCTAGAACAAG CAAAAAGTTCAAAGTTTACACATGTCCGGGAGCATGATTTTATCAAGAAAAGATTTATGGGTATTGGGAAGAACTTCTACTTCATGGGTTGGGTG CATTCATTCTTCAAGCAGTTCTATGTTTCTGTGAACAGATCTGATTATAACACATTGCGACTTGGCTTCATTGCG ACTCATTGCAGAGGAAacccaaaatttaattttcacaaGTACATGGTGCGTGCCCTTGAAGCTGACTTCAAGAAAGTCGTCGGAATAAG TTGGTATCTTTGGTTATTTGTGGTTATTTTCTTGCTGCTGAATGTTGCTG GTTGGGAGGCTTATTTCTGGATCGCGTTCATTCCCTTCTTT CTTCTACTAGCTGTGGGTACTAAGTTGGAGCATATAATAAACGAATTAGCCCATGAAGTTGCTGAGAAACATATAGCGATTACAGGGGACCTGGTTGTTCAACCTTCTGATGCTCATTTCTGGTTCCACAAACCTCAGATTGTTATCATTTTGATCCACATCATCCTATTCCAAAATTCTTTTGAACTTGCATTTCTGTTCTGGATATGG GTGCAATATGGGATTCACTCCTGTATATTGGGAGATACTCCCTACATTATCCCAAGACTCATCATAGG GGCTTTCGTTCAGTTTGTCTGCAGCTATAGTACTTTACCACTCTATGCAATTGTCACACAG ATGGGAACTTCATTCAAGAAAGCAATATTTGATGAACATATACGAGAGGGTCTTGTTGTTTGGGCTAAGCAGGCCAAAAAGAAGACAGTTGAAAGAAAAGGTGCTACTGCTAGTGGATCTAGCCAAGTAGCTAGCCAAGCATCTACCCAAGCATCTAGCCAAGCATCTACCCAAGTATCTAGCCAAGCATCTACCCAAGTATCTAGCCAAGCACCTACATTATCTAGCCAAGCATCTAGCCAAGTAACTAGCCAAGTTGGTAAACAGGAGGATTCTCCAGGTGCAGTACAATTGGCAAGAACAGGATCACGGGGATCTAAAACTGAAGAGAGAGAAGCAGGAGATATTAGCCATGAAGCTGACTCTGATAGGCCTAAATGA
- the LOC110621005 gene encoding MLO-like protein 1 isoform X3 encodes MGGGEGGGTTLEYTPTWVVAGVCSVIVIISLLLERFLHYLGKLLKKKKQKPLFEALLKIKEELMLLGFISLLLTVFQDGITTICISEELANKWLPCKKVSTTTETDHLQTFFSGGSTRRLLDESSDSPSSCDKGKVPILSITALHHLHIFIFFLACLHVAFCALTILFGMAKIRQWKKWEDLVSNLEYDLEQAKSSKFTHVREHDFIKKRFMGIGKNFYFMGWVHSFFKQFYVSVNRSDYNTLRLGFIATHCRGNPKFNFHKYMVRALEADFKKVVGISWYLWLFVVIFLLLNVAGWEAYFWIAFIPFFLLLAVGTKLEHIINELAHEVAEKHIAITGDLVVQPSDAHFWFHKPQIVIILIHIILFQNSFELAFLFWIWVQYGIHSCILGDTPYIIPRLIIGAFVQFVCSYSTLPLYAIVTQMGTSFKKAIFDEHIREGLVVWAKQAKKKTVERKGATASGSSQVASQEDSPGAVQLARTGSRGSKTEEREAGDISHEADSDRPK; translated from the exons ATGGggggaggagaaggaggaggaacAACATTGGAGTATACTCCTACATGGGTTGTTGCTGGAGTTTGCTCTGTTATTGTTATAATATCTCTTCTTCTTGAAAGGTTCCTTCACTATCTTGGCaag TTACTGAAGAAGAAAAAACAGAAACCTCTTTTTGAAGCCTTACTGAAGATCAAAGAAG AGTTGATGCTTCTGGGTTTCATATCACTGCTACTGACAGTGTTCCAAGATGGGATTACCACAATCTGCATATCTGAGGAGTTGGCTAATAAATGGCTGCCTTGCAAGAAAGTATCAACAACTACTGAAACTGACCATTTACAAACTTTCTTCTCTGGTGGCTCAACACGTCGCCTTCTAGATGAGTCCTCAGACTCCCCCTCTTCCTGTGACAAG GGAAAGGTTCCAATTTTATCAATAACTGCATTGCATCATCTTCATATATTCATTTTTTTCCTAGCTTGTCTGCATGTGGCTTTCTGTGCTCTGACCATTCTTTTCGGAATGGCAAAG ATAAGACAATGGAAGAAGTGGGAGGATTTGGTCTCAAATTTGGAGTATGATCTAGAACAAG CAAAAAGTTCAAAGTTTACACATGTCCGGGAGCATGATTTTATCAAGAAAAGATTTATGGGTATTGGGAAGAACTTCTACTTCATGGGTTGGGTG CATTCATTCTTCAAGCAGTTCTATGTTTCTGTGAACAGATCTGATTATAACACATTGCGACTTGGCTTCATTGCG ACTCATTGCAGAGGAAacccaaaatttaattttcacaaGTACATGGTGCGTGCCCTTGAAGCTGACTTCAAGAAAGTCGTCGGAATAAG TTGGTATCTTTGGTTATTTGTGGTTATTTTCTTGCTGCTGAATGTTGCTG GTTGGGAGGCTTATTTCTGGATCGCGTTCATTCCCTTCTTT CTTCTACTAGCTGTGGGTACTAAGTTGGAGCATATAATAAACGAATTAGCCCATGAAGTTGCTGAGAAACATATAGCGATTACAGGGGACCTGGTTGTTCAACCTTCTGATGCTCATTTCTGGTTCCACAAACCTCAGATTGTTATCATTTTGATCCACATCATCCTATTCCAAAATTCTTTTGAACTTGCATTTCTGTTCTGGATATGG GTGCAATATGGGATTCACTCCTGTATATTGGGAGATACTCCCTACATTATCCCAAGACTCATCATAGG GGCTTTCGTTCAGTTTGTCTGCAGCTATAGTACTTTACCACTCTATGCAATTGTCACACAG ATGGGAACTTCATTCAAGAAAGCAATATTTGATGAACATATACGAGAGGGTCTTGTTGTTTGGGCTAAGCAGGCCAAAAAGAAGACAGTTGAAAGAAAAGGTGCTACTGCTAGTGGATCTAGCCAAGTAGCTAGCCAA GAGGATTCTCCAGGTGCAGTACAATTGGCAAGAACAGGATCACGGGGATCTAAAACTGAAGAGAGAGAAGCAGGAGATATTAGCCATGAAGCTGACTCTGATAGGCCTAAATGA
- the LOC110621005 gene encoding MLO-like protein 1 isoform X2 produces MGGGEGGGTTLEYTPTWVVAGVCSVIVIISLLLERFLHYLGKLLKKKKQKPLFEALLKIKEELMLLGFISLLLTVFQDGITTICISEELANKWLPCKKVSTTTETDHLQTFFSGGSTRRLLDESSDSPSSCDKVPILSITALHHLHIFIFFLACLHVAFCALTILFGMAKIRQWKKWEDLVSNLEYDLEQAKSSKFTHVREHDFIKKRFMGIGKNFYFMGWVHSFFKQFYVSVNRSDYNTLRLGFIATHCRGNPKFNFHKYMVRALEADFKKVVGISWYLWLFVVIFLLLNVAGWEAYFWIAFIPFFLLLAVGTKLEHIINELAHEVAEKHIAITGDLVVQPSDAHFWFHKPQIVIILIHIILFQNSFELAFLFWIWVQYGIHSCILGDTPYIIPRLIIGAFVQFVCSYSTLPLYAIVTQMGTSFKKAIFDEHIREGLVVWAKQAKKKTVERKGATASGSSQVASQASTQASSQASTQVSSQASTQVSSQAPTLSSQASSQVTSQVGKQEDSPGAVQLARTGSRGSKTEEREAGDISHEADSDRPK; encoded by the exons ATGGggggaggagaaggaggaggaacAACATTGGAGTATACTCCTACATGGGTTGTTGCTGGAGTTTGCTCTGTTATTGTTATAATATCTCTTCTTCTTGAAAGGTTCCTTCACTATCTTGGCaag TTACTGAAGAAGAAAAAACAGAAACCTCTTTTTGAAGCCTTACTGAAGATCAAAGAAG AGTTGATGCTTCTGGGTTTCATATCACTGCTACTGACAGTGTTCCAAGATGGGATTACCACAATCTGCATATCTGAGGAGTTGGCTAATAAATGGCTGCCTTGCAAGAAAGTATCAACAACTACTGAAACTGACCATTTACAAACTTTCTTCTCTGGTGGCTCAACACGTCGCCTTCTAGATGAGTCCTCAGACTCCCCCTCTTCCTGTGACAAG GTTCCAATTTTATCAATAACTGCATTGCATCATCTTCATATATTCATTTTTTTCCTAGCTTGTCTGCATGTGGCTTTCTGTGCTCTGACCATTCTTTTCGGAATGGCAAAG ATAAGACAATGGAAGAAGTGGGAGGATTTGGTCTCAAATTTGGAGTATGATCTAGAACAAG CAAAAAGTTCAAAGTTTACACATGTCCGGGAGCATGATTTTATCAAGAAAAGATTTATGGGTATTGGGAAGAACTTCTACTTCATGGGTTGGGTG CATTCATTCTTCAAGCAGTTCTATGTTTCTGTGAACAGATCTGATTATAACACATTGCGACTTGGCTTCATTGCG ACTCATTGCAGAGGAAacccaaaatttaattttcacaaGTACATGGTGCGTGCCCTTGAAGCTGACTTCAAGAAAGTCGTCGGAATAAG TTGGTATCTTTGGTTATTTGTGGTTATTTTCTTGCTGCTGAATGTTGCTG GTTGGGAGGCTTATTTCTGGATCGCGTTCATTCCCTTCTTT CTTCTACTAGCTGTGGGTACTAAGTTGGAGCATATAATAAACGAATTAGCCCATGAAGTTGCTGAGAAACATATAGCGATTACAGGGGACCTGGTTGTTCAACCTTCTGATGCTCATTTCTGGTTCCACAAACCTCAGATTGTTATCATTTTGATCCACATCATCCTATTCCAAAATTCTTTTGAACTTGCATTTCTGTTCTGGATATGG GTGCAATATGGGATTCACTCCTGTATATTGGGAGATACTCCCTACATTATCCCAAGACTCATCATAGG GGCTTTCGTTCAGTTTGTCTGCAGCTATAGTACTTTACCACTCTATGCAATTGTCACACAG ATGGGAACTTCATTCAAGAAAGCAATATTTGATGAACATATACGAGAGGGTCTTGTTGTTTGGGCTAAGCAGGCCAAAAAGAAGACAGTTGAAAGAAAAGGTGCTACTGCTAGTGGATCTAGCCAAGTAGCTAGCCAAGCATCTACCCAAGCATCTAGCCAAGCATCTACCCAAGTATCTAGCCAAGCATCTACCCAAGTATCTAGCCAAGCACCTACATTATCTAGCCAAGCATCTAGCCAAGTAACTAGCCAAGTTGGTAAACAGGAGGATTCTCCAGGTGCAGTACAATTGGCAAGAACAGGATCACGGGGATCTAAAACTGAAGAGAGAGAAGCAGGAGATATTAGCCATGAAGCTGACTCTGATAGGCCTAAATGA
- the LOC110620995 gene encoding putative pentatricopeptide repeat-containing protein At3g25970, whose amino-acid sequence MSPLNSVIESSGYALYSIFITHCRTIKLGLLTDIYTANNILSHYTRCSYGGIVLASKLFDEMAHRDTVTWNTMIAGHVNSGNCEAAWELHKVMKRCGFNTDAYAFGSILKGVACACRPDLGQQMHSLIVKMGYEENVYAGSALLDMYAKCKRVEDAFLVFQRMPQRNSVSWNALIAAFVQEGNRDTAFWLFHCMEEEGVRLDDGTFSPLLTLLNEDKFCKSTMQLHCKIIKRGVEFDNNVCNATITSYSECGSLEDAKRVFDGTVGTRDLVTWNSMLAAYLVHGREKIAFRLFLDMQQSGFEPDIYTYTSIISACSHKGQGRSFHGLVIKRGLEQSVPICNAVIAMYLDSSNKSVEDALIVFHSMESKDRVSWNSILTGFSQIGFSEDAPEFFRHMRYSAVEIDHYAFSAVLRSCSDLATLQLGQQIHVLTFKSGFELNDFVASSLINMYSKCGIIEDAHKSFEDSTRDSSITWNSIMFAYGQHGQGDVALNLFFQMRERKVKVDHISFVAVLTACSHTGLVEEGRYFLKSMASDYGIPPRMEHYACAIDLFGRAGHLDEAKALVESMPFKPDAMVWKTLLGACRACGDIELAAQVANHLLELEPEEHCTYIILSNMYGRLKRWDDKACMTRLMRERKVKKVPGWSWIEVNNEVHAFIADDRSHPHCKEMYQRLAELMEEIKWLDYIASLDSLSDDVDLNGYCNYSC is encoded by the coding sequence ATGAGTCCATTGAATTCCGTCATTGAGAGCTCCGGCTATGCTTTGTATAGCATATTTATAACCCATTGCCGGACGATCAAATTGGGACTCCTTACTGATATTTACACTGCCAACAATATCCTCAGTCACTACACGAGATGCAGCTATGGAGGAATTGTTCTTGCTTCCAAGCTGTTCGACGAAATGGCCCACAGGGATACCGTTACTTGGAACACAATGATTGCTGGACATGTGAACTCTGGGAACTGCGAAGCTGCTTGGGAGTTGCATAAAGTTATGAAAAGATGTGGGTTTAATACTGATGCGTATGCCTTTGGAAGTATACTCAAGGGGGTTGCTTGTGCTTGTAGACCTGATCTTGGGCAACAAATGCATTCCTTGATAGTCAAGATGGGTTACGAGGAGAATGTTTATGCAGGGAGTGCTCTATTGGACATGTACGCTAAGTGTAAGAGAGTTGAAGATGCATTCTTGGTGTTTCAGCGCATGCCACAGCGCAATTCggtctcatggaatgcacttaTTGCTGCCTTTGTGCAAGAGGGTAATCGTGACACTGCATTTTGGCTATTCCATTGCATGGAGGAGGAGGGAGTTAGACTTGATGATGGAACATTTTCTCCGCTTCTTACCTTGCTTAATGAAGATAAGTTCTGCAAGTCAACAATGCAGCTTCACTGTAAGATAATAAAACGTGGTGTAGAGTTTGATAACAATGTGTGCAACGCCACGATCACTTCATATTCAGAATGTGGTTCATTAGAGGATGCAAAAAGAGTTTTTGATGGTACTGTTGGCACCCGAGATTTGGTTACATGGAATTCCATGTTAGCAGCATACCTGGTACATGGTAGGGAAAAAATTGCATTTAGACTATTCCTTGACATGCAACAGTCTGGGTTTGAGCCAGACATCTATACTTACACTAGCATCATAAGTGCTTGTTCCCACAAAGGCCAAGGGAGATCCTTCCATGGCTTGGTTATCAAGAGGGGACTGGAACAATCAGTGCCTATCTGTAATGCAGTGATAGCTATGTATCTTGATTCAAGTAATAAATCTGTGGAAGATGCATTAATTGTATTTCACTCCATGGAGTCTAAGGACCGTGTCTCCTGGAATTCCATTTTGACAGGATTCTCACAAATTGGATTTAGTGAAGATGCCCCGGAATTCTTTAGGCATATGAGATATTCAGCAGTGGAAATTGATCACTATGCCTTCTCGGCAGTCCTAAGATCTTGCTCAGATTTagcaactcttcaactaggacAACAAATTCATGTCTTGACATTTAAGTCGGGCTTTGAGCTGAATGACTTTGTCGCCAGTTCATTGATTAATATGTACTCTAAATGTGGGATAATTGAAGATGCTCACAAATCTTTTGAAGACTCTACAAGGGATAGCTCAATTACTTGGAATTCCATTATGTTTGCATATGGGCAGCATGGACAGGGTGATGTTGCACTGAACCTCTTTTTCCAAATGAGAGAAAGGAAGGTGAAGGTGGATCATATAAGTTTTGTTGCGGTGCTGACTGCATGTAGCCACACTGGATTAGTTGAAGAGGGCCGCTATTTTCTAAAATCTATGGCATCTGATTATGGGATTCCACCTCGGATGGAGCATTATGCTTGTGCAATTGATCTATTTGGGCGGGCTGGGCATCTAGATGAGGCAAAAGCCTTGGTTGAATCAATGCCATTTAAACCTGATGCAATGGTCTGGAAAACCTTATTAGGTGCCTGTAGGGCATGTGGAGATATAGAATTAGCTGCTCAGGTAGCAAACCATCTGCTGGAGCTAGAGCCTGAAGAGCATTGCACTTATATTATCCTCTCTAACATGTATGGACGTCTTAAGAGGTGGGATGACAAAGCCTGCATGACTAGGTTGATGAGGGAGAGAAAGGTGAAGAAGGTTCCTGGGTGGAGTTGGATAGAGGTTAATAATGAGGTTCATGCTTTCATTGCCGATGATCGATCCCACCCCCATTGCAAAGAGATGTATCAGAGGTTGGCAGAATTGATGGAGGAAATCAAGTGGTTGGACTATATTGCTAGCTTAGATTCTTTGAGTGATGATGTTGATCTCAATGGATACTGTAATTATAGCTGTTGA